From a region of the Lactuca sativa cultivar Salinas chromosome 4, Lsat_Salinas_v11, whole genome shotgun sequence genome:
- the LOC111890286 gene encoding acyl-CoA--sterol O-acyltransferase 1: MEGEVYNLIVDGSILLASLFYCHGVGLFIAQGTTRFMLLFPVICLFLCLPLNLHTMFLCSPTSFFISLLGTFKLILYALGQGPLSLYPPLSLSHFVFTTCLPIKILRNQEKSSQQITKNKKSLKHYVPPILLFIVTVMSQSYKYRLHPLLITSLHAYYLFILLEFLLVLTTFLAGYIVVVEFEPLFDDPHHATSLQNFWGKRWNLVVSNILRTTIYHPSRDIFRYVVPQRWISVPAVFVTFLVSGVMHELVFYHLGRLTPTGELTSFFLIQGACVGMEIVIKKTMGVRFQPPPIVAQTLTLSFVMLISFRLFFPSFLRLDPYGRACREIMAFLGFVKSGKILSPIEYACPFM; this comes from the coding sequence ATGGAAGGAGAGGTGTACAATCTAATTGTAGATGGGAGTATTCTTTTGGCATCACTTTTCTATTGCCATGGCGTTGGCTTGTTTATTGCGCAAGGTACAACTAGATTCATGCTTCTATTTCCAGTCATATGTCTCTTCCTATGTCTTCCATTAAATCTCCACACCATGTTTTTATGTTCTCCAACCTCTTTCTTTATATCCTTGCTTGGAACCTTCAAGCTCATTCTATATGCCTTGGGCCAAGGCCCCTTGTCTTTGTATCCACCTCTCTCTTTATCTCACTTCGTATTTACTACTTGCCTACCCATCAAGATCTTGCGAAATCAAGAAAAATCATCTCAACAGATCACCAAGAACAAGAAATCCCTCAAACATTATGTTCCTCCGATTCTGCTGTTTATCGTCACAGTTATGTCACAAAGTTACAAATATCGTCTTCACCCGTTACTTATCACATCTCTACATGCATACTATCTATTCATCCTTCTTGAATTCTTGCTAGTCTTGACAACGTTTTTAGCTGGATATATAGTCGTGGTTGAATTCGAGCCGCTTTTTGATGATCCTCACCATGCAACATCGTTGCAAAACTTTTGGGGAAAAAGATGGAACCTCGTGGTGTCTAACATACTACGCACTACCATATACCATCCTTCACGTGACATCTTTAGATACGTGGTTCCTCAAAGATGGATATCAGTGCCAGCAGTTTTTGTGACATTTTTAGTGTCGGGAGTAATGCACGAGTTGGTCTTTTATCATCTTGGGCGATTGACACCAACAGGAGAACTCACCAGCTTCTTTCTAATTCAAGGGGCTTGTGTTGGAATGGAGATTGTGATCAAGAAAACCATGGGTGTGCGATTTCAACCCCCGCCTATTGTGGCCCAGACATTAACTTTGTCATTTGTGATGCTTATTAGCTTTAGGCTGTTCTTTCCATCTTTCTTGCGTCTAGATCCGTATGGTAGAGCTTGTAGAGAGATTATGGCATTTCTAGGTTTCGTTAAGAGTGGCAAGATACTTAGCCCCATTGAGTATGCATGCCCCTTCATGTGA